From a single Rosa rugosa chromosome 7, drRosRugo1.1, whole genome shotgun sequence genomic region:
- the LOC133721473 gene encoding cytokinin riboside 5'-monophosphate phosphoribohydrolase LOG3 has product MEISNIEMKLSKFRRICVFCGSSQGKKTSYQDAATELGKELVSRNIDLVYGGGSIGLMGLVSQAVHDGGRHVIGVIPKTLMPREITGETVGEVKAVADMHQRKAEMAKHSDAFIALPGGYGTLEELLEVITWAQLGIHDKPVGLLNVDGYYNSLLSFIDTAVEEGFVSPNARHIIISAPTAMELVKKLEDYVPCHERVASKLNWEMGQLGYTQEFGISR; this is encoded by the exons aTGGAGATTAGTAACATTGAAATGAAGCTCTCAAAGTTCAGGAGGATTTGTGTGTTCTGTGGGAGTAGCCAAGGCAAGAAGACCAGCTACCAAGACGCTGCCACTGAGCTTGGAAAAGAGCTG GTTTCAAGGAACATTGATCTGGTCTATGGAGGAGGCAGCATAGGCCTAATGGGTTTGGTTTCTCAAGCTGTGCATGATGGTGGTCGGCATGTCATTGG AGTTATTCCCAAGACGCTCATGCCTCGAGAG ATCACTGGTGAAACTGTGGGGGAAGTGAAGGCAGTTGCAGACATGCATCAAAGAAAGGCAGAGATGGCTAAGCATTCAGATGCCTTTATTGCATTGCCTG GTGGTTATGGAACTCTGGAAGAGTTACTTGAAGTGATAACTTGGGCTCAGCTTGGAATTCATGACAAACCG gtgGGATTGCTGAATGTTGATGGATACTACAATTCCTTGCTGTCATTCATTGATACAGCTGTGGAAGAAGGATTTGTTAGCCCAAATGCACGCCACATTATTATATCAGCACCAACAGCAATGGAGTTGGTGAAGAAATTGGAG GATTATGTTCCATGTCATGAAAGAGTTGCTTCAAAGTTGAACTGGGAGATGGGACAGCTTGGCTACACTCAAGAATTCGGTATCTCTAGGTGA
- the LOC133722567 gene encoding BTB/POZ domain-containing protein At5g03250 — protein MSAHLRRPPEDMACMKLGVKSEAFHREGQTWVCTTGLPSDIIVQVGEMSFHLHKFPLLSKSGLLEQLIEQCSMEESSLCALKLHGVPGGAKAFELVTKFCYGVKIELTALNVVILRCAAEYLRMTEEYEQGNLIAQTEVFLNEVFGSWRDSIIALETCEEVQPYVEELHIVSRCIDSLATKACSDPKLFSRPMSGGSDIKKPTGTVSWNGIAAESKPQSPGENWWYEDTSFLSLPLYKPLIQAVESKGMRPESIAASLITYARKYLPLMNRLSSFNDANHANSGTNISDEDQRVLLEEIVGLLPNKKGVTSSKFLLRLLRTAMILHASQSCRDNLEKRVGAQLDQAVLIDLLIPNMGYSVETLYDIDCIQRILDHFMLVNQPYPSSSPCIIEEGQLMTGTDPLTPITMVASLVDGYLAEVAPDVNLKLPKFQALAAVIPEYARPLDDGIYHAIDVFLKAHPWLTDAERELLCRLMNCNKLSLEASTHAAQNERLPLRVIVQVLFFEQLRLRTSISGWLFVDNLENSQNPSGNLGLPSKNDGSNQVDPAQVERAVGFDHEVRERVLELQKECSSMKKELQKLVKNKRSWSILPIRLGFRKKVDPCCPKESKASDRMTPASCFSGQQNHVNGEVPHSPAKPQT, from the exons ATGTCTGCCCATTTGAGAAGGCCGCCGGAGGACATGGCTTGCATGAAGCTGGGAGTGAAGTCTGAAGCATTTCATCGGGAAGGCCAGACTTG GGTTTGCACAACTGGGCTACCGAGCGATATTATTGTTCAAGTTGGGGAAATGTCTTTCCACCTCCATAAG TTTCCATTGCTTTCTAAAAGTGGGCTATTAGAGCAGCTTATCGAACAGTGTTCTATGGAGGAAAGCTCACTTTGTGCATTGAAACTTCATGGTGTGCCTGGGGGAGCTAAAGCATTTGAGCTTGTAACCAAATTTTGCTATGGTGTCAAAATAGAGCTGACTGCGTTGAATGTTGTCATCCTTAGATGTGCAGCAGAATACCTCCGGATGACTGAAGAATATGAACAAGGAAACCTCATTGCACAAACAGAGGTTTTCCTTAATGAAGTCTTCGGCAGTTGGAGAGACTCCATAATAGCTCTTGAAACATGTGAAGAAGTGCAACCATATGTCGAAGAGCTCCACATTGTGTCAAGATGCATCGATTCACTGGCTACAAAAGCTTGTTCAGACCCAAAATTGTTCAGCAGGCCTATGTCGGGAGGAAGTGACATTAAGAAGCCAACAGGCACTGTGTCATGGAATGGAATTGCTGCTGAAAGTAAGCCACAATCTCCCGGCGAAAATTGGTGGTATGAAGATACATCCTTCCTGAGCTTACCTCTCTATAAACCCCTGATTCAAGCTGTCGAATCAAAAGGCATGAGGCCCGAGAGTATTGCAGCTTCTCTTATAACCTATGCTAGAAAGTATCTGCCCTTGATGAATAGGCTATCAAGCTTTAACGACGCAAATCATGCAAACTCGGGCACAAACATTTCTGATGAAGACCAAAGGGTTTTACTTGAAGAAATTGTGGGGTTGCTTCCTAATAAGAAAGGAGTAACATCCTCCAAGTTTCTGCTTAGGCTCTTAAGAACTGCTATGATATTACATGCAAGTCAATCATGTAGAGATAATTTGGAGAAAAGGGTGGGTGCACAGCTGGACCAAGCTGTTCTCATTGATCTTCTCATACCAAATATGGGCTACTCAGTGGAGACTCTTTATGACATAGACTGCATTCAGAGGATTCTTGATCATTTCATGTTGGTAAACCAGCCATATCCATCATCTTCTCCATGCATAATTGAAGAGGGGCAACTGATGACTGGCACTGATCCATTGACACCTATTACCATGGTGGCCAGTCTGGTTGATGGATATCTTGCCGAGGTAGCACCAGATGTTAATTTGAAGTTACCGAAATTTCAGGCACTCGCTGCTGTCATACCTGAATATGCCAGGCCGCTGGATGATGGCATTTATCATGCCATTGATGTTTTCTTGAAG GCACATCCTTGGCTTACAGATGCTGAAAGGGAGCTACTATGTAGACTCATGAACTGCAATAAACTCTCATTGGAAGCCAGCACCCATGCAGCGCAGAACGAAAGGTTACCTCTTCGAGTAATTGTTCAAGTCCTCTTCTTCGAACAGCTTAGACTTCGAACATCAATTTCTGGTTGGTTGTTTGTTGACAATCTTGAGAACTCACAAAATCCTAGTGGAAACCTTGGGCTTCCCAGCAAAAATGATGGGTCCAATCAAGTAGACCCTGCACAAGTTGAACGAGCTGTGGGTTTTGATCATGAGGTGAGGGAGCGTGTTTTGGAGCTCCAAAAGGAGTGTTCAAGTATGAAAAAGGAGCTTCAGAAGCTGGTAAAAAACAAGAGAAGTTGGAGCATTCTTCCCATTAGGTTAGGTTTTAGAAAAAAGGTTGATCCTTGTTGTCCAAAAGAATCAAAGGCCTCTGATAGAATGACACCAGCATCATGTTTCAGTGGGCAACAAAATCATGTGAATGGTGAAGTGCCTCATTCACCTGCAAAGCCTCAAACTTAA